From Gammaproteobacteria bacterium, one genomic window encodes:
- a CDS encoding DUF4126 domain-containing protein, whose translation MEQYQDIVSIIALTLGVSWASGINLYAAMLTLGVLGAGGHVDLPHGLQVLSDPLVIGAAGLMYAIEFFADKMPGVDTGWDTLHTFIRIPAGAVLAASAVGDIGPAVQLAAAIVGGSLAAGAHFSKAGSRLLINTSPEPVSNWAASVAEDAAVVGSLWLALNHPAGFVCVLALFVAAMMWLLPKLWRAIVRTFHYLNQRLNQKPYLAGRHNPADVKRLSAPQGG comes from the coding sequence GTGGAACAGTATCAGGACATCGTCAGCATCATCGCCCTGACCCTGGGCGTGTCGTGGGCCAGCGGCATCAATCTTTACGCCGCCATGCTGACCTTGGGCGTGCTGGGCGCGGGCGGTCACGTCGATTTGCCGCACGGCCTGCAGGTTTTGTCCGATCCGCTGGTGATCGGCGCGGCCGGCCTGATGTATGCGATCGAGTTTTTCGCGGACAAGATGCCCGGTGTCGATACCGGCTGGGACACCTTGCATACGTTCATACGCATACCCGCCGGCGCGGTGCTGGCCGCGAGCGCGGTGGGTGACATCGGCCCCGCCGTGCAACTCGCGGCCGCCATCGTCGGCGGCAGTCTGGCCGCGGGCGCGCACTTTTCGAAGGCCGGGTCGCGCCTGCTGATCAACACGTCGCCGGAGCCGGTCAGCAACTGGGCCGCATCGGTCGCCGAAGATGCGGCTGTGGTCGGCAGTTTGTGGCTGGCGCTCAATCATCCGGCCGGGTTTGTGTGCGTGCTGGCGCTGTTCGTCGCGGCGATGATGTGGCTGCTGCCAAAGCTGTGGCGCGCGATCGTGCGGACGTTCCACTACCTGAACCAGCGCTTAAACCAGAAGCCGTATCTGGCGGGCCGGCACAACCCTGCGGACGTGAAAAGGTTGTCGGCACCACAGGGCGGCTAG
- the rsmA gene encoding 16S rRNA (adenine(1518)-N(6)/adenine(1519)-N(6))-dimethyltransferase RsmA: MDHRPRKRFGQHFLHDDKAINAIVAAIAPRAGDTMVEIGPGQGAITGPLLRRLGHLHAIELDRDLIPTLARRFAQDGELTIHAADALRFEIASLKPADGRLRIVGNLPYNISTPLIFHLLASSFAVADMHFLLQKEVVDRIAAAPGGGAYGRLSVMAQYRCHCEKLFGVASAAFSPPPKVESALLRLTPYTRPPVAVTDELRFARLVGEAFSQRRKTIKNNLKKMLTVEGIESAGVDPKLRPEKLNLAQFAALANASG; this comes from the coding sequence ATGGACCATCGGCCCCGGAAACGTTTCGGACAGCATTTCCTGCACGATGACAAGGCCATTAACGCTATTGTCGCGGCCATCGCGCCGCGGGCTGGCGATACGATGGTGGAAATCGGTCCGGGTCAGGGCGCCATCACCGGGCCACTGCTGCGGCGGCTCGGCCACCTGCACGCGATCGAGCTCGATCGCGATCTCATACCGACGCTCGCGCGGCGCTTTGCGCAAGACGGCGAGCTGACCATTCATGCGGCGGACGCGCTGCGTTTCGAGATCGCCAGTCTGAAGCCCGCCGACGGCCGACTGCGCATCGTGGGCAACCTGCCGTACAACATCTCGACGCCGTTAATCTTTCACCTGCTGGCGTCGTCGTTCGCGGTCGCCGACATGCATTTCCTGTTGCAGAAAGAGGTGGTGGATCGTATTGCCGCGGCACCCGGCGGCGGCGCCTACGGCCGCTTGTCGGTGATGGCGCAATATCGCTGTCACTGCGAAAAACTGTTTGGCGTGGCCAGCGCCGCTTTTTCGCCCCCACCAAAAGTCGAGTCGGCGCTGCTGCGGCTTACGCCGTATACGCGGCCGCCGGTCGCGGTTACCGATGAGCTGCGCTTCGCGCGTCTCGTCGGCGAAGCATTTTCCCAGCGGCGCAAGACCATCAAAAACAATCTAAAGAAAATGCTGACCGTTGAAGGTATCGAATCAGCGGGCGTGGACCCTAAGCTGCGGCCTGAAAAGCTGAATCTGGCGCAGTTCGCGGCACTCGCCAACGCTTCCGGCTGA